The genomic DNA TGATCAAGGGTAAATATTGATGTGGAAACAGCGGTATCGACGTAGTCAGAAACAAGATAAAGTCGTTCGCTCAAAGAAAAGTTACCCTCCCACCTGGAAGACACAAAATCATCATTCTTGATGAAGCCGATTCGTATGTGCAACTGCAATTCTATTGGTCCCTTGTAAACTGAAATTATTGGAAAAGAATGACAGCCGGTGCTCAACAAGCACTTCGTCGAACTATGGAAATTTACTCCAATACCACTCGATTCGCCCTCGCCTGTAACATGTCCAACAAGATCATTGAACCTATCCAAAGTCGATGTGCAATTTTAAGATATAGCAAGCTCAATGACGCCGAAGTATTAAAGCGGCTTAAGGAAATTTGCGATATGGAGAGCGTCCGTAATCTACCAGTCATAAGCAGTTCAGGGGCTGATGAAATTACAGATCAAGCACAATGATGAAGGCCTCGCAGCACTCATTTTCACTGCTGAGGGCGACATGCGTCAAGCAATTAATAATCTCCAATCTACGTGGTCAGGTTTTGGTTTTGTCAACCAAGATAACGTATTCAAAATTTGCGATCAACCCCATCCTATTGTCATTCGCCAAATGATCAAAGACTGCCAGCATGGCAAAATTGATGAGGCCCTTGCAAGAGTGAACGCACTCTGGGATCAAGGATACTCGGCGGTGGATATTGTTGTAACCGTATTCAGAGTTGTCAAGGGCATGGAGGAGTTGCCGGAGTACTTGAAGTTGGAGTTCATCCGGGTGCGTCGAAAAAGTGTAGCAGAGGACCATCCATGACTTAACTGATTTCACTTGCAGGAGATTGGCTGGACTCATATGCGTGTCCTTGAAGGCGTTGGAACGCTCGTCCAGCTGGGCGCCATGATTGCTCGTCTGAGCAAGttcactcttcctccaaacGCCCTCAAAATATAGCCAGTTTAAAATCCTTTGTATGCAGCACTTCAAGCATTACAAATCTGATACATAAGGCACAGATCCCAAATAAGTTAATGAGACCAAATACTTTTACCCAATATCTATTCCTCGAACGCTCCTAAAGGTTGCCCAACTTTGACACTCTCGCCAGCCTTCAGGTGGAATTTCCACTTTTCAGGTGCCTCAAACACAAGAACAATTGTACTGCCCAACCTAAAGCCACCCATTTCTTCACCTGCCAAAAGGGGCTGCCCCTTCAATATGGATGCTGAATTGTATGTAGCTTCCGCGTAGGTCTTGGGAGGGTGAGTGAGGACACGTGTGTTTGTACGCAGGGCCTCATCGAAATTGACCTTGATTGAACCAACATTGGTGGCACCCACAGGAATCATTGAATAGAAGCCGTACTTCCAACGGCCGAGCAGAGCGACACGTTCGTTTAGCACAAACAAGTCCTTCATCCTATTGGCGATATATGGTGAGACGGAGAAAAGATCGCCGGTAAAGTGTCGACGACGCTCAACAATCCAAGTTGTGGGGGAATGGAATCGGTGATAGTCGCCAGGGGCGAGATAAAtgacaaggaagaagagcttgcTATGTTCGGATAAACTAGGCAGCTTGGTAGAACCATCGGTTTTGGAGTCAAGAGCACTGGTACCCAGGGATGCAGCAACTGACGCGTCATGCCCAACTGCTTGACCTTCTGGTGGATGACTGGCGTCTTCAATTTTGCCTACGGGCTGGGCCTCGGAGTAATCGGCTTGAGCTCTCTTTCGGCTGGGGCCTTGGCCAAGAAGAGCGGTGAGAGAGTAGGGAATATCGTTGATTTTAGCAAAGTGCTCATCGTCTACAACTTCAGCTTCAGAGTTACTGCGTGGAATGTCGATTGGTTGACCATGGAGATCGGATTGAGAGCCAAGAAGGGCCTCAAGAGAGTAGGTGATGCCCTTGACCTGTTCAACCCGCTCGCCGGCAATCTCTCCAAAATGAAGGACTCGGCCATCAGCCGGTGATACCTACATGAAAGACGTCAGTCAAGGAGCGAAGGAGACGGTAGTGACCGCAATATCAAGGCATACCATGGGAGCTTCAGCTATAGGTCTCACACCATCTTTGAGCTCTCGGTAGAAGAAATCTCCCAAGCTCTCATACTCTGTAAGGTCTTTGGGTACTTCATCAAGGTTACAACCAAAGATCTTGGCATATAGCTTGAAGCCAAACGGACGAAACCAAACGGGGAGAACAAGGCCGTTGAGATAACCCCACAATTGTGAAAGCGACCGCAATGGGAGAGCACCCATCACTCGTACCTGGGAGATTCATAAGTACAAGCATGTATTCGGAAATTGGCTGGCAATACATACCTGCCATGGTCCATCTACTCGATTTCCAGATCTTCTAATGACAGCTCCTTCTGGTCCCTGTGTTTCTACTTCAATTTCACCACGGGTTTGCTTGCGATACTGAACTGCTAGTAATACAAGCGCACCGAGAGCAATGGGAATAGGATACCATTTGGTGGGCGTAGACCAGGCTTGAGCCACCTTTTCTATTGGGAATGAGCCTTTGAGGCCTTGCAAAAGTTTACTTACCGTTCAGGGTTTTGCCTTTTGAGCTCTGGTGATTCTCCGCATTTTTCGTTGATCCTGGATTTCTGGGTTCCGCCTTGAAGTCTGATGGTTCAAACTTTGGGGGTTTTGTACTGTTCGATCTTACAAAGAGTCGAGCTGCAGCGACGGTCTCGCGGCGAAAACCGGCGCAGATAGGAGCACGCGCCGGATGCCGATAAGGAACGTTGACAGATCGCTTCAGGACTCGCCCATACTGTGGGAGAAACATGTCTATTGTGCGGCAGAAAGCTGCGTGGGGAAGAGTCGAGAGGAGAGGTGAAgcgatggaaagaaaagagctTAAAGAGCCTCTCTACTCAAAGTGGAGCGGCAGCGGCGGACTGGGCCGATTGTTTTTGTCGCGACGAGTAGTACGAGTACGAGTAGTGTGAGAAGGAATTGATGGTGAAGGCAATTCACGTCGTCGCAATGAAAGACAATTCTGTCGTTCGCGGAAGATACTGACAATAGAATTGCAACCAATAGCAAGCCATAGAGAGGGGGCGAAGTAACGCTGTAATAAACTCGCAATGTCGACCAATTTACAGCCCATCGTCGCCTTTCTCAAGCGAACTTATCCACTTCCATCTGTCGACCCGGTAAGTCTTCCCTCTAAAAGTTGGGAAGGCATGCATAATCTTGCTCTTTCATCCTAGAAATGGGTTCGCCAATGCGTAGATGCTCTCGTAGAGGCAGGGAGAGAACCTTCAATTGAAAACGTTGTGCGTAAGAATTACGAATAACATTGGCGTAACGACTGACTTCAACCTTAGCACATTGAATTTCTTTATTCTGATCTATCGCTGTGCACGCGAGAATCGCCAACTTTCCCAGAAGGAGAGCTACATGATATGATTATCTTTCCCAAGCCCACTCTCCTACAAATCCACGCCATAAGTGAAATTGGTCACTCGGCTTATCAGATTCAGACCGTGATGGAACAGCGATCAGAGGTCCTTTCTGGTCGGACTAGAATAAGAGGActtgatgacgacgaagagaatgaagtagaagaagggaaggtgCCGCCCTACCCTCGTGGAATGCTAAGACTAgaagttggagatggtAGGAGAATTGTGCGGGCCATGGAGTATAAGCGAATCAACGATTTTGTTCTGGGACAAACTTCTCTAGGTTCCAAAGCAAGTCACGCTCCTCGCTTTGGATGTATGTAAATCCAGCTGACTTGCTTTGACTAGATTGTCGTCCAGAACGTCAGAGTCCTTCGTGgaatcctcctcctcacaCCCGAGAACTGTCGTTTCCTCCCCGATAGTTGTGTCCAAGAATTGGAGGATTTACAAAGGGATCAATTTGTCCGTGATCTGCAAAGAAGACTCGGAAAGCTTAACCCCGATGGGGAGGGTGATGGGCTGGTCAATCCACCGCCAGTGATACCTCCCCCTGTGAGGGGCCCAGGAGTGCGAGCTCCAAAACCAGCTCGCAATGCCCCACGCCAACCGACGAGGGCGTCTGCGGCCCAGCCCGTCCGAGCTACTCTTCAGACCCCTGTCCCGTTGGATCGACATGTTTCCAAACACCCTGTCCCTTCTAATGCTGTCGCGGGTCCTTCCAACGGTAGAATGGAACGACAGGCAGCcgttgttgaagatgacgatcTTGGTGGCTTTAACGACTTTGATGAGAGTTTTCTGCGACAAGTGGACGAAGCAGAGTCTCGCGCATATGCCATGCAGGCTAATTCGGTTTCCAGGTCTGCACCCGTTGAAGTTGATCCCTATGAGagtgatgacgatgatttCATGATTCTCGATGAATCCATGATCCGCCAACTTGATTACGCCGAGGCCCAAGCAAAGCAAAGGCAAACAAGTAGCGCCATCACCGAAACAAAATCTGTTTCAACGCAAAAAAGACGGTCCACGGCGGATGAAATCGATGATctggaggatgacgagTTTGAATTCAATGAGAGTTTCATTCGACAAGTCGACGAGGCAGAagctttggctttggctAGCTCTTCATTTACCAAGAAGACAACAGGAAAAGGCgctgcttcttcgtcgACGACAAGATCAGCTACCACGTCAGCAGTGACGGACGTCATAAGAAAAGGGGCAGTGCAAAGTACCAAAGACGTTGTATGGAAGCGGACATTTTCGACGGATATTTCATCTGATGTAGAAGTGGATTCGCAGAAGGAGAATCGTGTACCAGAGATTATAGAGATATCTGACTAATGTTGTATAAGTGTATGTATCGACTGATCTGTAGGATCATATTACTCGCGCCAATACCATGTATCGTGAAGTTAAGATGACACGAACGAAGGGTAAAAGGGTTCTTACTGTCTGATTGTAGAACCTTATTTTTTGAATGCCTGTTTATTTGAGCTGGGTACAGTAATTCATCTGCATTATAAGGGGTATGGATAGGctaccttttccttcccccacTGACCCGGCTCCTTCTAGCCGCTCCCGCAGAAGTCCCCGCACCATGACCGTTTGTTTTTGGTTTACATAGATCACATAGCCACTTGCCTGTCGGCGGATTCTCAAAGCCTAAAcattgaagatgaaacCATTCTAATGGGCACTCGTCGTTCTATAAAGGTCATTATACAGTTGAGAGAGGGATAAGGCAAAAGAACTCACATCACAGCCAATCATCTCTCCAAACGACACTCTGTTGCAATAGCAGTACCTCGGCTCATTTCTGTCATTTGTCAGCCTTGCTCTGAATCGGATGTAAATGAATCACGTACGGGTCTGGAGGGATATTCCAGTTTTCTTCcaccttgccttcttcattcccGTCCTGATATTCTCTTTGTTTTggctttccttttctcttttttcctttctttctcgaCCCGCCCCCACCTATTCCTAGTGTCACCTCCCGTTCGTCCCCTTCGCCCACACCGTCTCCAGTTCCTTGCCCACGACTCCGCCCATCTACGAGTTGCCCAGTGCCCGCCTTGCCCGTACTACCTTCTAGATCGAGAGCCTCGTCGATGGCATTTGATGGGAGTGTTGAAGGGCGAAGaccaaggaggatggaCGCTTCCTGGGCCGTGAGCGCAGAATCCAGAGCGCGGATATGCCTGTCAACCTACATCATATGTATTTCAATTAACGATACCTGCAAAATTCAGACAAAGACCTACAGCGTTGTAAGCGCCGATGGCGACAGCAACTTTCTCATCGCTAGTCCGTACAATTTCGCGGGCAAGGCGCGAAATTTCCGGCAGCAGAGAATGGGGACCAGCCGGTCGAGATGCTCTCAGCGGGATTGACGAAGAACGGTTTTGTTGGGCTGCAGCTCGGGCAAGAGAATCGATGTTTGGATCGTCATTCTCAATGGCCCCATTGTGTCGAGCCGTTGGTGACgatggcaaggaagggaaTTTTGCTCGTGCTGGGACTCTTGTTTGAGATTCTGGTGAACATGGAATGATGAGACCACCTGCACCGTCTGCTAGAGGTACACCTGGCTCTTTCTGTTTCTCATCTGTTAACGATGGGTTTAAAGACGGTTCACCCGAGTTCGCCGGCTCCGCTGTAATCTCAGAGGCTGGATTaacaccttcttctccttcttgaggTGAGTCATGATGTGACAGTGTTTCCTCTGCCCTCTCAGCATCGATactatcctcctccctaTTACTTTTCTTGAGCGCCGCTTCTTCTAATGGAGTTGACAATGATCTTGGTTGTTCTAGAGCTATTCTTCCGGACACATAAGTACGTATAAGTTTCTTCAGCGTATCCATTTGTGCTGTAACAATCAAAGTCAGCTGCTGATTTTCAGCTCGATGCCAAACCTACCTAACGTGCCGTCGTCCAACTCCCTCAGCAATCTAAAATTCCTATGCAGCTCCAAAGGTAATTGCTCAACCGTTTCATAATGATCCGCAGCAAAATCTTGCCAtgcttcaagctcttcagttgcatccatctctccttctgatTGTTTGCCTTGTTTTTCTTGTGTTTGTGTAGTAGTGGCTTCcgctttgcctttgcccttgTCAAGCTTAGTGGGTGATTCATCATTAACAGAGCGAGATGGGCCAACTTCTGGCTGTTCCGAGGTAGATGAAATCGCCCTGGTGGAGAGCCTCGCGCGCTTGGCTGGAGGCTGTCTGGGCATAGTCTGTTACAGTCTGGCTGGTAGATGAGCGCTATGTCGTTTCTGCTGACATGTGTGATATGTCATCGTATATGTTATCGCGAACGACCAAATGGCTAATGCTCGACGCGTCCcgacctccacctcccagGTGCCTTTTGACAAGCCTGAATAGCCTCGCGCCTAAATCATGTGCCGGTGTCAGATCTGTCTTAGCTCGTCGGGTGTGCCTCTCAGGGCCTGGATTCTCGAGCCGGTTTGGGGTTGTTTGTCTcttgttttgtttttggtGGCCTGTCTCCACGGGGGATGCGAGCCCATTTTCCACAGCTGGCTCGCATACAGCGATGCTCCGTATGCATGCACGATGCAGTATGGTTGGACTTGAGAGCAGACAACTTGCGAGGCGCCTGAACGCCACTGGCCGATACGGGCGGTTTGAGGGTCCGAGCTAAATAGCAGGGGCAGGTCGACGTTGATGGCTGATGGAATAGCGCGATTCCGAAACGCCCtgtctctttctcttccatccgtTTCGTGGTGGATTTTATTCCTGTCTCTATTACTATTGCTTCCGTCTTTTTACCGCCATATCCATCCCCACACTCATTATCAGCCGTAGGCTATCGCTGCACCCACATTCCTTGCTCCTGCCCTGTGTCGCCTCGCCCCGTCAGCGGTCTCCATTTCACACCACCTCGTCATTCACATCGTAGTCCGCGACCAACCATATACTATATCCACACCTGTCTTCGCTCTCACACCCAAGACACCATCAAAGGAGGCTGCCAAGGGGTGCCCATCACACTCTTTTTCGCCCATCCCAAATCAGTCATCAGTcactcatcatcaacaatcGCCGGCCATGAGACTTTCAACAACTCTTCCCCTTATCCTTTTCCCAACTCTTACCCTTGCTCATGCCGATCGTATTCATCCAGCTCACCGCAGACATCTCGCCCGGAGCGGGTCCGGTGGGTACGGGAAACGTGCCCCAGCCTTGCTGGACGATCTGAGTGGTTTACTTGACGGTGATTCTGGCAGTACGGTAAGTGTCACATGTAGGCATTTCTGTCCACAGCTCATAATCAAACACTTTCAGTCCTCTGCTGCgtcatcaacatcaaccacatcctctgctccatcgtcttcatcctcttcacaATCGTCGGTGACCCCCACCTCGACTGCAGTGACAACTACCTCTCGAGACGAGGTAACGTCGACCTCTgtggcttcttcttctctgccaTCTACTAGTTCCGCCTCTCCAACATCAACTTCTACCACGTCGACAGAGGTCTCCTCATTTACGGCTGGTCCGAGTGAGAACGTGACATCGTCGacggcttcttcttttgaccGTAAGTGGCACAAAGAACACGCATAACATGCAGTGAACCTGTCTTACATTTGCTCCAGCCACATCAactgcttcttccagctctaCCGAGCAGTCTCTTGCCCCTTCTGCTACATCTACcacatccacatcatcaGTGGCCGCTGAGTCAACTGTCTCCCCGTCTACTTCTGCGTAAGTCATTCGTCAGCCATAAATTGCGCGCTCTAACCCAATACAGCTCTGTACAATACACGACAGATGCGGCCGGTCAAACTCAGCTCGTCACGGTCATTCTTACCCAATCAGTGGATGATGCGACAAGATCTGCTGACGCGGCTACCGCTTCGGCTACTTCGACAGCCGCGACCCAAAGCGGAGGAAACAAATTCCCAACTGGGGCTATCATTGGTATCTGCGTCGGTGTCGGTGCCGCCATCTTGGCTTTGATCGCGTTAGCCgtgtggaggatgaaacGAAGgggtggtgaagaggatgaggccaTCCGATGGTAAGTCCATATGCTGTTAGGCTATATATCATTATACCAAGCAATTGCTGATAACCAACAGGCCCGAACTCAACCGTCACGGTGACTCTGACGCCCACCACGCTCTTCCCGCCCGCGCAACTGGCCAGCACGGTTTCGAGACTAACCCTCTTGAAcgttctctctcttcttcctccgagCTTCAGTATGCCGACTATCCTGTCGCTTCTCATCCTGACTACGACCTTCCTCAGCACAGTCCTATGCCCATGGCTCTCAATGGCTCTTCATTTGGCGCATCCAGCTcgcttgaagatgattaTGCCTTGTCCGAAAAGTACCCTCCTGCTagtcctcatcctccaagCCACGACGACCATGACAACTATACTTCAATGCCCCCTCCCGTGCAATCTCAGGCTTCAGTGGGGCTCGGTATGGGGGGAGCGATATTTGGACATGCCACGACAcctgaggaggaggaccCTTATGGTGGTGTTCAGATGACCCAGCTTGACCACGGTGTTACATATCAGGGCATGACTTCGCCCGAGTACGGTCACCAGCCAATGCCCAATCCTCATGATTACAGGTAAAAGTGGTTTTAACACGTGATGAGTCGTCGAGCAGGAAGTGGAATGTGGTGAATGTTGCGTTACTCGCATTGTCTGACATTGCGAActttattattattattttatCTTGGCCACGCTGTTTATACCCGACCAAACAATCTTATAAGAGCTTTTACCCCCTCTGTTCTACCTGTTAAATACGTAAACAATAAACGCTGTTTGAAGTATGAAATGCGATGAGATATTTGTTGCATTATGGCGATGCAGGGTGCGTGTTAGCGACTTTAAATACGACAAACATGGGACTATTATTAGTATTTGCCTTTCGAATCCAAGTCCCTTTGTCTTTTGTAGGGAGAATATGTACGCGATTGGGATGGGCGCAACGATAAATCGAGCTGGAATACGTTGTTCTTTGCAAGAATCTTGCGTACTCGACGATCTGGAGAGGCTGTTTTCCAAATAGTGTCATTCTGAAGATGGTCAAAAGTCGATCCATTTTCACTTACAGATAGTTGAATGATAGTGTTGGGGCTCCTCTTCGCATTCCATCAAGTGGTCTCCTGTTTTTCCCGGCCAGGTGTTGTTATCCCAGGTCATAAACCACGGCAGGTGATGGGCACCAGGAAGAAATGAATTTTTTCTTGAAGTATGTGCTTTATCATTGTTCCCGAAAGGTTTCTCCACCTTCTGTTGGGCAGGCATAAAAGGAACTGCCCAGGAGAATCCAAAGTCTATGGACTGTGACTTGTCTTTTGGCTGAATAATCGGATTATCGTTTTTCTCGCTTGCTTGGGGTCGTTCAAGGTGCTCTTCCTGTGtttgcccttcctcctgTTGAACATGTTGATCGTTTTCCTCGCCCAAGAGTGGCGGTGGCGGTTTTAGGTATGCGAACATACCCCTAGGCTTTCTTCTGATGTAACCAGAGGGTATACGAGGATaggcttcttcatctgccTGAACAGACCATTTACGCTTGGTCCGATTTCTTCTCCAGGGCCATAGAGAGCGACTTGAGTCATAAAGGACATAATGGGAAGCTAAAGCTAACTTACAGGGAAGACGAGACGTAGTTGACACCTGGCATGATGATACGAGCATCCAGAATGGTTGCCGAGGCAAAGCCCgtaaaaaaaagaacaagaagaatgaaacGGTTTGTCGAATAACATCCATGGGGAAATAAAAAATGGAAGCCGAGGGCATAATGATCGAATGACATCGCTCGAGGCTGTTCGAAGCCGTTGGTTGATACAGAAGGTCCGTGCATGGACGACAGTAGCTAGGGATGACATGGGCTGTCGGGATGAGTTCGACTCCCATATGAGCCAGCGACTTTTTGTGTCCGGCTTCGCTCTCTGTCCAATGGCTTGCTAGTCTGAATAGCACGATTGATTCTCTTTCAAGCTTTCGCTTTGCTCGGGGGGATGGTGTGTACCAGTACGTAATGGCAGAAGAGACGCGTCGCGTCCAAAAGACAAAGAGGACCGTGTGATTTTCGGAACGGCGTTTGATTTCTTGGCTACTGGACGGATCTCCTGGTGCCCACGGCGTCTCGTCGTTCACAGAGCTGGTCTCGGGCGTGTgattccttcttcctcgcgTGCTACTTGCGCCTTCTCCTTACGTATTCCCactcccctccttccttccctccttcatcctttcgCCACTCAACTCACATCCACACCCACCCACAAACACACTCCTTCCACCATGGCTTACCACTACTCCCACGACAGCAGCCGTCGCCAGCCGCAGGGCGGCTACAATTACCCTTCCAACTATTCAAACCCCTCACAGTATTCCATACCCGACTCGGTCTATTCCGGCCACTCCACCAACACCCAACCCGTTCCTTCCCCTGGCGGGTACCACCCACAGCCTTCTTCTACCACTCGGGTGGTTCAGCCAGCGTACTATCAGCCACAGCCCACCGCATCGTCCATGACTTCTCACGACGTTATGTATGGCCGACCCAGCCCTGGTCCTAATCAGTACGGCGCCGCGCCAAGAGACGTCTTCCGAGGTCCTGGCGCCACGACAgtacctcctcctcaacagACGCCGTACCAGCCCTACCCGGACCAACCATATCCTTCTCATACAGACTATTCTGATGAAAACAAATCTTTTAGTTCCACTACTCACCTGGTTTCGCCGCAGAAAGAATGGGGTGTCGGAACTGTAGTACCGGTTACTACGATACCACCTGTCAACCAACCGCCTTACCAGCCGTATCAAGCATATCCGCCGCAgccttccccatccccgACTACCCCCCGAGGAGGTACCTCCCATTGGCATGCTATGCGGAAGCAGTTGCTCGAGAGGCGAGTGATCAAGCAGATCCCATTGCACAATGGCAACTTGGTGATGGATGTGCCCGTGCCAAAGGGGGCCATCCCGAGCACCAAAGGACTAGGCgtgatggatggagagatggacAGCATGCGCTACTCGGCGGCAACATGCGACCCTGATGACTTTATGCGAAGCAAATTCAGCCTGAGGCAATATTTGTATGGCAGAAAGACAGAGCTTTTTGTAAGTGTCCAGTCTGAAATGTACGCTGATTATCTAGATCGTCATGACCATGTACAATGAAAATTCCGAGCTCCTCCTGAGGACACTTAATGCCGTAATTAAGAATATTGCCCATCTCACGACACGCACACGCTCAAAAACTTGGGGTCCCGATTCGTGGAAAAAGGTGGTAGTCTGTATCGTTGCTGATGGCCGAAAGGTTGTCGACCCAAGAGTTCTCAAGGTGCTGCAATTGATGGGTGTCTATGCCGAGGTATGTGATCCAAATTGGAATCCAGCTAACAGGCCAGGGTGTCATGAAAGACCATGTCGTTGACAAGGAAACCCAAGCCCATATTTTCGAGTACACTTCGCAGGTCGTAGTGTCAGAAACCGGAGAGGTTGGCTTTGGTTCGACCCCTGTTCAAATCTTGTTCTGCCTCAAAGAGTAGGTCAACGGTATGCCAGATCTGGACTGACCACCTAATAGGCAAAATAAGAAAAAACTCAATTCTCATCGTTGGTTTTTCAATGCCTTTGGCCCACTTATTAAACCCAACGTTTGCGTGCTTCTGGACGTTGGCACAAAACCCTCCGGTCACTCCATATACGAGCTCTACAAATGTTTTGAGAAGCATCCCACTGTTGGGGGAGCATGTGGAGAGATTTTTGCAGACACTGGAAAGTGGGGCAAATATTTATGGAACCCTTTGGTCGCAGGCCAAAATTTTGAATACAAAATGAGCAACATACTCGACAAGCCATTCGAGAGTGTTTTTGGACTAATCTCTGTCCTTCCAGGAGCATTTTCTGCCTATCGGTAAGCATTAGTGGACGCATTCAAAACTGACGATCCAGGTATGACGCAGTGGCCAATCACGCCGATGGGACGGGTCCCCTGGCAGCCTATTTCCGAGGAGAGCTCATGAACCAACCTGGTGCTACAGCAACCATTTTTGACAGGAACAAGTTCCTGGCAGAAGATCGTATTCTCGCGTTTGGTGCGTCAGCTTTGACTGCAGTGACAACTTCAAAAAGTTTACTGACACCTTCCCCAGAAATCGttgtcaagaagaatgcTCGCTGGCGCTTGCAGTATGTCAAGGCGGCCAAAGCTGGTACAGACGTTCCCGCTACCGTCCCGGAGTTCATCTCTCAACGAAGGAGATGGCTGAACGGATCCATCTTTGCTGCAACATACGCAATGGTTTGTTTCTGGAGGATTTGGACTAGTGGACACGGTATTTTCAGAAAGTTTAATCTTACTATTTTGACGGTATATAGTGAGTAACGAAATCATTAATTGAAGCTGACAGGTTTAGATTTGGTTAATTTGCTCTTCAATTGGCTGTCTGTCTCCTCCTTTTACCTTgcgttcttcttcctcattaGCTCGTCCATCTCTGGCAGCTCTGATCCTTTCAACGGGGCTGGGGATGAGATATTCCAGGTGTTCAACAAGGTCTATATTGCTCTGATGTAAGTGGCCTGAAGGTAGCATGATTATTCATGAACTGATAATGGGTAGTTTTGTCGTCTTGGTCTGTTCTCTGGGCAATCGTCCCCAAGGATCGAATTATATGTACACTTTTTGGTGGGTACATACCTTCATTAGCTGAGCTAACTTTGCTGTAGTATATTCATGTTTGCTGTTTGCCAAGGTATCTTGCTGTACTGTGCTGGATGGACAGTCTACCAGGCGGTCCCACACACCTCGGAAGGTTGGGAAGATGTCTCTGGGCTGTTTGATAACAAGACGTTTGTACAACTGGCCCTTGCTCTCATGGTAAGCTCGTATTGGAACAGAAAATATGCTGACAGACGACAGGCAACGTACGGGTTGTATCTCATTTCATCGCTTCTCTACTTTGAGCCCTGGCACATGCTCACATCATTCATTCAatatctcctccttcttc from Cryptococcus neoformans var. neoformans JEC21 chromosome 7 sequence includes the following:
- a CDS encoding phosphatidylserine decarboxylase 1 precursor, putative, with the protein product MFLPQYGRVLKRSVNVPYRHPARAPICAGFRRETVAAARLFVRSNSTKPPKFEPSDFKAEPRNPGSTKNAENHQSSKGKTLNEKVAQAWSTPTKWYPIPIALGALVLLAVQYRKQTRGEIEVETQGPEGAVIRRSGNRVDGPWQVRVMGALPLRSLSQLWGYLNGLVLPVWFRPFGFKLYAKIFGCNLDEVPKDLTEYESLGDFFYRELKDGVRPIAEAPMVSPADGRVLHFGEIAGERVEQVKGITYSLEALLGSQSDLHGQPIDIPRSNSEAEVVDDEHFAKINDIPYSLTALLGQGPSRKRAQADYSEAQPVGKIEDASHPPEGQAVGHDASVAASLGTSALDSKTDGSTKLPSLSEHSKLFFLVIYLAPGDYHRFHSPTTWIVERRRHFTGDLFSVSPYIANRMKDLFVLNERVALLGRWKYGFYSMIPVGATNVGSIKVNFDEALRTNTRVLTHPPKTYAEATYNSASILKGQPLLAGEEMGGFRLGSTIVLVFEAPEKWKFHLKAGESVKVGQPLGAFEE
- a CDS encoding expressed protein, with amino-acid sequence MSTNLQPIVAFLKRTYPLPSVDPKWVRQCVDALVEAGREPSIENVHIEFLYSDLSLCTRESPTFPEGELHDMIIFPKPTLLQIHAISEIGHSAYQIQTVMEQRSEVLSGRTRIRGLDDDEENEVEEGKVPPYPRGMLRLEVGDGRRIVRAMEYKRINDFVLGQTSLGSKIVVQNVRVLRGILLLTPENCRFLPDSCVQELEDLQRDQFVRDLQRRLGKLNPDGEGDGLVNPPPVIPPPVRGPGVRAPKPARNAPRQPTRASAAQPVRATLQTPVPLDRHVSKHPVPSNAVAGPSNGRMERQAAVVEDDDLGGFNDFDESFLRQVDEAESRAYAMQANSVSRSAPVEVDPYESDDDDFMILDESMIRQLDYAEAQAKQRQTSSAITETKSVSTQKRRSTADEIDDLEDDEFEFNESFIRQVDEAEALALASSSFTKKTTGKGAASSSTTRSATTSAVTDVIRKGAVQSTKDVVWKRTFSTDISSDVEVDSQKENRVPEIIEISD
- a CDS encoding PHD-finger protein, putative, which translates into the protein MPRQPPAKRARLSTRAISSTSEQPEVGPSRSVNDESPTKLDKGKGKAEATTTQTQEKQGKQSEGEMDATEELEAWQDFAADHYETVEQLPLELHRNFRLLRELDDGTLAQMDTLKKLIRTYVSGRIALEQPRSLSTPLEEAALKKSNREEDSIDAERAEETLSHHDSPQEGEEGVNPASEITAEPANSGEPSLNPSLTDEKQKEPGVPLADGAGGLIIPCSPESQTRVPARAKFPSLPSSPTARHNGAIENDDPNIDSLARAAAQQNRSSSIPLRASRPAGPHSLLPEISRLAREIVRTSDEKVAVAIGAYNAVDRHIRALDSALTAQEASILLGLRPSTLPSNAIDEALDLEGSTGKAGTGQLVDGRSRGQGTGDGVGEGDEREVTLGIGGGGSRKKGKKRKGKPKQREYQDGNEEGKVEENWNIPPDPNEPRYCYCNRVSFGEMIGCDNDECPLEWFHLQCLGFENPPTGKWLCDLCKPKTNGHGAGTSAGAARRSRVSGGRKR
- a CDS encoding Activator 1 40 kDa subunit, putative → MASGSSSNNKLISATAKHTDAEGYEMPWVEKYRPVLLDDIVGNSDTVDRLKVIAEDGNVPHIIISGMPGIGKTTSIHCLAHALLGEAYKEGVLELNASDERGIDVVRNKIKSFAQRKVTLPPGRHKIIILDEADSMTAGAQQALRRTMEIYSNTTRFALACNMSNKIIEPIQSRCAILRYSKLNDAEVLKRLKEICDMESIKHNDEGLAALIFTAEGDMRQAINNLQSTWSGFGFVNQDNVFKICDQPHPIVIRQMIKDCQHGKIDEALARVNALWDQGYSAVDIVVTVFRVVKGMEELPEYLKLEFIREIGWTHMRVLEGVGTLVQLGAMIARLSKFTLPPNALKI